A genome region from Lucilia cuprina isolate Lc7/37 chromosome 3, ASM2204524v1, whole genome shotgun sequence includes the following:
- the LOC111683481 gene encoding WW domain-containing protein A-like has translation MENSTELCESNSPTTQLILTTTTANITTTTINNSSNNHNNNNSDNINNNNSINIDTQLLQQQQQQQHQQQLHTLYATSLEQNATNTTETSRTTTTGNFVAIPLSERPPIYISQHHQNGNNHHENYSNTSLTRSKSCLVRWRQCCLNFFTKIMGSNNPSEADRYEYYDCK, from the exons aTGGAAAATTCGACAGAATTATGTGAATCTA attcACCTACCACACAACTCAttctaacaacaacaactgctaACATTACCACAACAACAATTAACAATAGCAGTAATAatcataacaacaataatagtgataatataaataacaataatagtaTCAATATTGACACACaattactacaacaacaacagcagcaacaacatcaacaacaattaCATACTTTATATGCAACATCATTGGAACAAAACGCAACAAATACTACTGAAACATCAAGGACAACAACAACAGGAAATTTTGTTGCAATACCATTATCGGAACGTCCACCCATATATATATCGCAACACCATCAAAACGGTAATAATCATCACGAGAATTATTCTAATACAAGTTTAACACGTTCGAAATCGTGTCTGGTGCGTTGGCGTCAGTGTTGCTTAAATT ttttcactaAAATTATGGGCAGCAACAATCCCAGTGAAGCTGATCGATATGAATATTATGACTGTAAGTAA